A genomic segment from Aegilops tauschii subsp. strangulata cultivar AL8/78 chromosome 1, Aet v6.0, whole genome shotgun sequence encodes:
- the LOC141026915 gene encoding uncharacterized protein: MNRQWMYGDRHTSEYIKGVHDFLEVAEANKQNGFMCCPCPTCGNTKSYSDRKIIHTHLLYQGFMPHYNVWTRHGEIGVMMEDGEEEEDDDNYVPPEYGDAATGEAAEDQEEPDNVPNDAATGEAAEDQEEQCESQKEKLKFDRMLEDHKKGLYPNCEDGNTKLGTVLELLQWKAENALLDKGLEKLLKILKKKLPKDNEMPDSTYAAKKVVCPLGLEVQKIHACPNDCILYRGAYKDLNACPVCGALRYKIRRDEPGDVDGEPPRKRVPAKVMWYAPIIPRLKRLFRNEEHAKLMRWQSEDRKKDGKLRAPADGSQWRKIERKYWAEFAADPRNVWFGLSADGINPFGEQSSSPKQPGNDIDVYLRPLVEELLQLWNGNGVRTWDEHKQEKFNLHALLFVTINDWPALSNLSGQTDKGYHACTHYLDDTESIYLDKCRKNVYLGHRRFLPTNHQCRKKGKHFKGEADHRKKPAMRTGDHVLAMVNDLHVIFGKGPGGLAVPNDAEGHAPMSKKKSIFWDLPYWKELEVRSSIDYEGPASYALTKEEKEIFFECLLSMKVPTGFSSNIKGIISMPEKKFQNLKSHDCHVIMTQLLPVALRGLLPENVRLAIVKLCAFLNAISQKVIDPEIIPRLRSVVAQCLVSFELVFPPSFFNIMTHVLVHLVDEIVILGPVYLHNMFPFERFMGFLKKYVCNRARPEGSISMGHQTEDVIGFCVDFIPGLKKIGLPKSRYEGRLTGKGTLGGDSIICRDGYSWSQAHYTVLQNSTLVTPYVDEHKNSLRSKHPEQGPSLTVLTYKGYEINGNTFYTIAQDQKSTNQNSGVRFDAATERGKDTYYGYIVDIWELDYGHDFKVPLFKCKWVNLSGGGVQVDPQYGMTTVDLNNLGYTDEPFVLANDVAQVIYVKDMSTRPRKRKDKEVNTSYDEPKRHIVLSGKRDIVGVEGKTDMSEDNEQFHEIPPFKVKADPSILINDEDYPWLRRNKQRTQAKKK; this comes from the exons ggcacggagaaataggggttatgatggaagacggcgaagaagaagaggacgatgacaactatgtgccccctgaatacggtgatgctgcaaccggggaagctgctgaagatcaagaggaaccagacaatgtgcccaatgatgctgcaacgggggaagctgctgaagatcaagagga gcaatgcgaaagtcaaaaggagaagctgaagttcgatcgcatgttagaggatcacaaaaaagggttgtaccccaattgcgaagatggcaacacaaagctcggtaccgtactggaattgctgcagtggaaggcagagaatgctttGCTTGACAAAGGACTTGAGAAGCtcttgaaaatattgaagaagaagcttccaaaggataacgaaatgcccgacagtacatacgcagcaaagaaggtcgtatgccctctaggattggaggtgcagaagatacatgcatgccctaatgactgcatcctctaccgcggtgcgtacaaggatctgaacgcatgcccggtatgcggtgcattgcggtataagatcagacgagatgaacctggtgatgttgacggcgagccccccaggaagagggttcctgcgaaggtgatgtggtatgctcctataataccacggttgaaacgtctgttcagaaacgaagagcatgccaagttgatgcgatggcaaagcgaggaccgtaagaaagacgggaagttgagagcacccgctgacgggtcgcagtggagaaaaatcgagagaaagtactgggctgagtttgcagctgacccaaggaacgtatggtttggtttaagcgcggatggcattaatcctttcggggagcagagcagca gccctaagcaacccggcaacgacattgatgtgtacctaaggccattagttgaagaacttttacagctgtggaatggaaacggtgtacgtacgtgggatgagcacaaacaggagaaatttaacctgcacgcgttgctgtttgtaaccatcaatgactggcccgctctcagtaacctttcaggacagacagacaagggataccacgcatgcacgcactatttagatgacactgaaagtatatacctggacaaatgcaggaagaatgtgtacctgggccatcgtcgatttcttccgaccaaccatcaatgtcgaaagaaaggcaagcatttcaaaggcgaggcagatcaccggaagaagcccgccatgcgtaccggtgatcatgtacttgctatggtcaatgatttacacgtaatctttggaaagggtcccggcggactagctgttccgaatgacgctgagggacacgcacccatgtcgaagaagaaatctatattttgggacctaccctactggaaagagctagaggtccgctcttcaatcgac tatgaaggtcctgccagctacgctcttacgaaagaagagaaagaaatcttctttgaatgcctgctcagtatgaaggtcccgactggcttctcgtcgaatataaagggaataataagtatgccagagaaaaagttccagaacctaaagtctcatgactgccacgtgattatgacgcaactgcttccggttgcattgagggggcttctaccggaaaacgtccgattagccattgtgaagctatgtgcattcctcaatgcaatctctcagaaggtgatcgatccagaaatcataccaaggctaaggagtgttgtggcgcaatgtcttgtcagtttcgagctggtgttcccaccatccttcttcaatatcatgacgcacgtcctagttcatctagtcgatgagattgtcattctggggcccgtatatctacacaatatgttcccctttgagaggttcatgggattcctaaagaaatatgtctgtaaccgcgctaggccagaaggaagcatctccatgggccatcaaacagaggatgtcattgggttttgtgttgacttcattcctggccttaagaagataggtctccctaaatcgcggtatgaggggagactgactggaaaaggcacgcttggaggggactcaataatatgcagggacggatattcttggtctcaagcacactacacagttctacagaactctaccttggtgaccccgtatgtcgatgaacacaagaacagtctgcgctccaaacacccggagca gggaccatctttgactgtattgacttacaaaggatacgagataaatgggaatacattttacacgatcgcccaagatcaaaagagcaccaaccaaaacagcggtgtccgctttgatgcagcaaccgagaggggaaaggacacatattatggttacatagtggacatatgggaacttgactacggacatgattttaaggtccctttgtttaagtgcaaatgggtcaatctgtcaggaggcggggtacaggtagacccacagtacggaatgacaacagtggatctgaacaatcttgggtacactgacgaaccgttcgtcctagccaatgatgtggcacaggttatctatgtgaaggacatgtctaccagaccgagaaaaagaaaagataaggaagtgaatacatcatacgatgagccaaagcgccacatagttctttcaggaaaaagggacatcgtgggagtggagggcaagacagacatgtctgaagataaTGAacagtttcatgaaattcctcccttcaaagtcaaggctgatccaagcatcctgataaacgatgaagattatccatggttacgacgcaacaagcaaaggacacaagcgaagaaaaagtga